From the Prochlorococcus marinus str. AS9601 genome, the window TTAGGGTTCTCACCTATTCTTCTAGGATTATGACCTACTTTCTCTCTGCCTTCATTTACTTTTTCAGGGAAAACACCATCCTTGGGGTGTAAAAATTCAATATCGCCACCTGGGAAAATGCGGTAGATTTTAAAATCTTCAATTCTTGGTTTGAAAGCTCTTAATTGTGTCCCTAATGCAAGACATTGTTCTTTTCTAGCAAAGTACATTAAATTATCACCTTCATGCATTAAGGCCGCTCCGCCGGTAGGCAATTCAAATGCTTGTTCCTTGGAACTTTTCCATACAATTGCATATTTTTCTTCGGTTTCTGCTGAGTTTAATAAACCCCCAGTACTTCCTATATGCTTTGGAAATTGACCAACTAAAGTTTCAGTCATCCTAGATTTTGAGTTATTTCTAATAAGAAACTAGCATTCATATTTTGCAAAATTCAAAATTCATAGCAAATTTTCTACATTATTTAATATATGGAAAACTTGTTTCTCATTTTATTTTGAATCTGAAATCGGAAAAAATACTGTCAAACCTGTATCACGTCTTTGTGTAACATGCCCTCCTAGACTAGCTAACAACTTTTGAGTGGCATTTTGACTAAGTTGTAAACTTCCAGTTTGAGGGTTCCAATTTAAAACAGGGCCAATATCAGAACCGTTATCTTTTTTTAGATTTTCATTTTGATTGTTATCTAATTTTTGTACTTTGAGTTGAAGTTTGAGTTTTTGACCAGCTGGTCTTAATTCTAAAATTAATGTACTACCTTCTTTTAATCCTCTAGTATTTTTATCAATTAATCCTCTTAACATTAATTCTAATTTTTCAGAATCACTCAAAATTTGTGGAAGTTGTTTAGGGATATCTATCTTCAAAGAAATACCACGTCGGTTTAATTGTTTATTCCATAAAGGAGAAAGCTTTTTGAAAATTTCGGCTAAATTAATTTTCGCCAAGTTATTCAATGATGGCAATTCATTACCAACTAATTCTGCTGCATTAAAGATTAAACCAAACCTATCAATTTGTTCATTACATTCATTATCTATTTGAATTAAACGATTTCTCATTGATTCATCCATTTTATATTTTTTTAAAGTAGAACTTATTAAGGTTCTTATTGTTGTCAAAGGAGTTCTTACTTCATGAGATATTGCACGTAATAATTTTGCTTCAGTTATTTGCACATTTTTTTCATCATTATTCACAGAATTCTGTATATTGTGATTTGGCGTGAAATTTGCTAATTTTGCCGATAATATTGGCCAAAATAATTTTTCAAATTGATTATTAACATTAAGATTGCCTAAGTTATTAATTGCATTACGAAATTTTACTCCTTCCTCATAATTTTCTTGATTTAATTTTGCATGCATTAATTCAATTGAAAGTTTAAGGCTCTCTTCATCACACTTCATTAATAGAATTTTCTTATCTTTTTCTCCTACAATTGATAATACGCATTGAAAATTTGGAGTGATTATCATCAAAAAAGGTTCATAGCCATCTTCTTGACAAAGGTTTAAAACTTTATAATTACTAATTAAATCGAAATCGTTTTTTATCTTTTCTGAATTATTGACTGGTAAAAAACCTGCATTCTCATTTTGAAAGTATGGAAACCCCTCAGGAGACCAAAGCCATCCATGAAGTTGATTTAAAAATTTTTTATCATTAAAGGCTGGCAAAGGCGAGGCAACCCATATCCCCCCCTGTTTATAATTCTGATAAAGGAAATCTTTTTGAATAACTTCTAAAGAAGCCCACCACATTCTTCTGGATGTATCATCATCCACATATATTTTTTTAACTCCTTTAATCAAAAGCTCTTGAATTTTTTTTATGGTTATTTGTGATTTCATCAAATTCTTAGTGATCTAGAACGTTTTAATATAGATAAAACAAATCCAATGGATATAAAATTGGTCACCAATGACGTTCGACCATAGCTCATAAAAGGAAGGGGGATTCCAGTAACTGGTCCTAATCCAATAGTCATAAATAAGTTAATAATTATTTGGAACAAAAAAGTTGAGGCTATTCCAATAACAATTAGAGATTCAAAGTTAGTCCTGGCAATTGTTGCAGTATTAATAAGTTTTTTTATCAAAAAAAAGAACAAAAATAAAACTACTATGCACCCCACAAAACCCAATTCTTCGCCTAAAGCACTGAATATAAAATCAGTATGTTGTTCTGGTATAAATTGCAAATTAGTCAGCTTACCTTTTAGCAAACCAGTACCAAATAATCCTCCAGAACCAATTGCAATTTGACTCTGTATCAAATGATATCCACCACCTAATGGATCTCTATTTGGATCTAAAAATAAAACTAATCTATCTTTTTGATATTCTTTTAAGCCATATTGCCACAAAAATGGTGTCAATTTTGCCACTAATAAATGAAAAGAAATCGCGATAGCAGGAAAAATAATTTTCTTTCTCGAAGATCTATAAGCAAGATATCCTATAAATGGAATCCAGAAAACAAGAAGATTTGGTAAGGTCAAATACAATATAGAAGTGACAAGACAAAATACTAATAACAAAATCCACTCTATGGGCATTTGCGACCAGTAGAGCATCACACCTGTCAAAACAATTAAAACTAAAGAGGTACCTAAGTCCGGCTGAAAGAAAACCAATAACCAAGGAATAACTACTACTAATAAGGGCAAAATTAAGTCCCTTATTGTGCAAATTATTTTTTTGTCGAGTACTAAAGCAAGAGTTAATACAGTACTTAGTTTAGCTACTTCTGAAGGCTGAAAAGAAAAGATACCCAAGTTTAACCACCTTTGAGCTCCAGAAACTGATATCCCAAAGAAATATATTAGTAATAAGGATATTAAAGTACACAAATAAAATGGTACTAAGTACTTTCTTAGTCTCTCTAACGGTATATAAGAAATAAAAAATGCTAAAAAATAACCTAAAAAACCAGTAAAAATATGACTCAAATAATTCGATACTAAAAAATCACCCTGAATACTTTTTATTAATAAACCCGAAATAATAACCAAAAACAGAGGAATTATAAGTAGTGGAGAAAATAAAAAACCTCTCTTAAAGTTTTCTTTTTTTGGGAAAAATCCTCTCTTATTTAATAAAGAAATTCTCCTAAACATCAATTATCTATTAACAAATTGACTCTTAATTAATTGAGCTAAATTACTAAAAGCAATAGAACTATTTTTATTGGGCTGGCTTATTGATATTGGTACACCCCTATTGCTTTCATCAACGAGAGGCATTTCAATAGGAATTTGGGCTAATAATGGCAAATCATTTTCTTTAGCTAATATTTTACCTCCACCCTTACCAAAAATTTCATATTTTTTACTTGGCATATCCGGCGGAATAAATACTGACATATTTTCTACAATTCCCAGTAACGGCACTCCAAGTTGTTTGAACATTGCTAATCCCCTCCTTGCATCTTGCAAAGATACTTGTTGAGGAGTGGTGACAACAATAGCTCCAGTTATAGGAACAGATTGAGAAAGAGATATTTGAGCATCTCCCGTTCCTGGAGGCAAGTCAATAACCAGAAAATCAAGATTATTCCACTCAACTTGGTACAAAAATTGTCGAATAATACTATTAAGCATTGGTCCTCTCCATATAACTGGCTGACCTTCTTCTATGAGAAAACCCATGGATACCAATGAAATTCCATATTTATATATTGGTATTAACCTTTGATCACTGCCACTACCTTCTGTAACCTTTGGATTCTGTTCGGCAACTCCCATCATTGAGGGAGTATTAGGTCCATATATATCGGCATCCAGCAAACCAGTTTTTAAACCTAATTTAGCTAGAGAACAAGCGAGATTAACTGCAATGGTACTTTTTCCAACTCCACCTTTACCACTACTAACAGCTATGATATGCCGAATCCCATCAATCATCTGCAACTCAGGCACTTTACTTTGATTTTGAGATTCTGTTTTGGAAGGATTATTATCTATTTCTATTTGAACATCATTAATATCTTCAAAATCCAGTAGTACCCTTCTAACCTCTTGTACAATTCTATCTCTTTGAGAATTTGCAAACGATGGTAATGATAATGTTACGATTACTCTCGGTATAGTTACTCTTACATTTTTAATCCAAGCTAATTCAATTACATTTTTCTTTGATCCAGCATCTAGAACTTTTTGTAAAGCTAAATTCGCATCTTCTATTGTGGTCATTAAATTTTTAAATATTTTGACAAGGTAGTCGACTGTTTAAAAGATTAAGAACTATGTCGAACTATCAAATAATAGGCAATAAGGTCCCCCTAAGAGAAATTATAAAGAGAAACTTATAATTAACCAAAAAATTTTTTTTCTTCAAGATTTACTAAATACATGTTGAAAGAACCTCCTAAAAACTCGAGAGAAAAAACTAAAAATCTCTTATTAACTCTACAAGACAAAATTTGTTCAGGACTTGAAAATGTAGATGGAAAAGGAAAATTTACAGAGGAATCCTGGCTAAGAGACGAAGGTGGCGGTGGAAGATCTAGAGTATTGAAAAATGGTTCTATTTTTGAGCAAGCAGGCGTAAATTTCTCGGAAGTACAAGGAAAAGAATTACCTCAATCTATAATCTCTCAAAGGCCCGAAGCAAAAGGTCATGAATGGTTTGCTACGGGAACTTCTATGGTTTTGCATCCTAAGAATCCCTATATTCCCACAGTTCATCTGAATTATCGATATTTCGAAGCTGGTCCTGTTTGGTGGTTTGGAGGAGGTGCAGACTTAACCCCTTTTTATCCTTATCTTTCTGATGTAAGGAATTTTCATAATGAGCATAAAAAAGCTTGTGAGAAAGTTGATCAAGATTTGCATAAAGTTTTCAAACCATGGTGTGATGAATATTTCTTCTTGAAACATAGAAATGAATCTAGAGGTATAGGAGGTATTTTTTATGATTATCAAGATGGTTCAGGAAATATTTATAGAGGAAATAATAAAAATGGAGAAGCATCAAAAGCTTCACAAAATGTTGGCAGATCTAATTTAAATTGGGATAATTTATTTTCTTTAGCAGAAAACTGTGGGCAGGCATTCCTACCTTCATATTTGCCCATTATTGAAAAAAGAGCTTCTCAAAAATATTCACCGAAAGAAAGAGAATTCCAGCTATATCGAAGAGGTAGATATGTCGAATTCAATTTAGTTTGGGATAGAGGGACGATTTTTGGGCTACAAACAAATGGCAGAACTGAATCTATATTAATGTCCTTACCGCCTTTAGCTAGATGGGAATATGGATATAAAGCTAAAAATGGCTCTCGAGAGGAATTTCTCACATCAATTTTTACAAAACCCCAAGATTGGTTTAATGATAAAGAGTTAGAAAAATTCTGTATGGAGAATAATATTTTTGATTAAAAATTATCAAATAAAATTTTCAAGTATCTTAAATAGGTGTTTTAAATAAAGAACCGTCACTTTTCAATTGAAGTTTTTCTCCGAGTTCATTTTCTAAAGAGATTAATTCATCCCTATGGGCTCTAAGTCTCATAAAAGTTGAATCATTTTCATTTTCATTTAGCAACCTTAATTCAAATTTCTCCTCTCTAGCTGATTTTTTAAAGTAAACAATTCCAGACAAAGGGCCACCAATTAATCCCAAAAGAATAGGCCACCAACCTAATTCGGGATATATTTGAATAATTACTAATCCCAAAGCACAAGAACCAAAACCGCCAAGAAAACCTAAAAAAATTGCTAAAAATTTACTAGAAACAACTTGACCCTTAAATATTAAAATTCTTTGTTCAAAATCTCCTCCTGTTTGCTTCCATCCCCTCAAATTAAGCCATTCACATAAACCATTTAAAACCTTAATTGGCTTCTGAGAAGATGAAATCTCAACGATGGTTGTTCTATCTTTACTGGAAGCCCTAAGAAAAAAAAATAATCCTATGGCTAAGAGAATTGTCAGCAATAATGTAGAATTTAAGGAATATGACATTAAATAATTTTTTCTAGTAACTCGAGAATAAAAATTAAAGTTACATCTTATTATAATTTTTTAGAATTGTTCTGTAAAATATTCCCATTAGATAAAAATTCTTAATTAAATAAAATCTTAAGTAATATTCTAAATTTTAAATTACCTTAAAAACTTATTAAAAATGACTATTGAAAATAAAAATATTGATTTTCTTTATAGCGATTTAACAGTAGATTTATACAATCTTTACAAAAAATCATCGTACCTTGCTATTGACACTGAAGCAATGGGCTTAATTCATGGAAGAGATAGACTCTGTTTAGTACAAATATGCAATGAATTTAAAAGAACATCCTGTATAAAAATCGAACTTAATACGTCTTCATCACCTAATTTAAAAGCACTTCTTGAAGATGACAAAATTACTAAAATATTTCACTATGCGAGATTTGATGTAGCAGCTTTAAAATGCAATCTTGAAATTAATACAAAAAATATTTTTTGTACAAAAATTGCTAGTAAGTTGGCAAGAACTTATACAAATAAACACGGCTTAAAGGATTTAATTAATGAATTGTTAGGTATAGAACTGGACAAAAGCTCGCAAAGTAGTGATTGGGGTAGCAACGAAGATTTAACAAAAGATCAACTAGATTATGCAGCAAATGATGTTAGATATTTAATTGAAGCTATGCTTAAATTAAAAGTTATCTTAAAAAGAGAGAATAGATATGAATTAGCTCAAAAATGTTTCGAAACAGTTTCTGTACATGCTGATTTAGACATACTAAAATTCTCAAATATATTTGAACATTAAGAATCAATCTTCAGTTAAAAAATTATCTTCACCATCAAGAGTTTTCATAAGCTTATCAAGTATTCTTGAAGAACTTAGTTGATCTCCATCATTTTTTTGACAAATTTTTAAAACATTTTGAGCAACTTGTATTTTTTCTTGAATAGTTTTCGATCCTTCTTTTGCAAGTTGAATTTCTACTTTCTTTTTAGCAGAAGATAAGCTTATACTCATAAGTTTTGCAATCTCTGCACAAATTTTTAGATATTGCCGATCATTTATTGGATACATAAAAGAATTAATAATTAATAAGCTAGTGCCATTTACTAAGATAACAAATGAAGGTTTATGGTATCTACGATTTTCTTACTTGCTCCGGCTTCCCCCATTCTTTTTTTGCCTATTTTTGCTTGTTCTAACCTATAAACTTTTTTTTTCAAAAGTAAACTTAAACGTTTTAAAAGAATTTTTTTGTTCTTGCAAACTATAACACTACCGCCCAATAATCTTGATTGCCTTTTTGCAAATGATTTTGTGAATTGTGGTCCAGGTCCCGGTAGAGAGAGAGATGGAATTCCAAGGCCAGCAATTTGCTCTGTAGCAGTTCCTGCATTAGACAAGCCAACTTCTGCCATATTGGCCCATAAATTGAATTTACCTTTACCAATCACTACATATTGATCTTTCTTTTTCCATACTGAATCTTCATTAATTAGAAATTTAACTTTACTCTGTTTTATAAAACCATATTTATTTAAATAACTTTCAATTTGAATCACATTTGCATTAATACTCAAAGGCAAAAGAATAACCAAATCCTTTGATAAATGAAAATCTTGCAAACAATTTAGAAAATTATCAAGATTTTTAAGAGCTTCTGGATATCTACTTCCAACTAATAAAATAATCCTTTTAAAAGAAATAATATTTGATATTTTATCGTTTGTTTCATTAACAAAATCCATCATTGGATTACCCAAGTATTTTGCATCAATATTTTTCTTATTCAAATTATTAGCTGTAATTTTATCTCTCATAATTAAATTTTTACATCTTGGACATTTCATTAAAAACATTTCCCATGGATCCCATTCAGAACCTTTCAACTTATGATAAAAATCGCTTAAATCCCAACCTGGCCCACTACTCCAAGTATGATCGCTTTTAGGAGTTCCAATGAAACTAAATTCGCATTCTGAACTCCAAGCGTATAGTAATGGCAAGAAATCGCCTACTGCGATAATTTTGTAGTTATGTTTTGACTTCTGTTTTACAAGTAGAAAATTTCTTAAATTATCGATTAAAAATCCTGCAAACAAATCAAGCACAAATCCCTTCAGACTTTGATTACTAAAACCTCCACTAGGCAACTCTTTTAAAAATCCTATTTTACGAAAATTCTTTGATTTTATGGAATTAAATACATCTCCATTTCCTACTAAAGGCAAAACTTCGATACTTTTATATTTTATTTTTTTTAGTAATCTTTTTATTATTTCCGATGCGATTACATCTTCTCCATGGCCATTGCATATAAATAACAGAGAATGATGCCTCTTACTGTTAAGATCATAAGAAGACTTAATTGAATCTTTTTCGGCGGCATGGCCAAGTGGTAAGGCAGAGGATTGCAAATCCTTTATCCCCAGTTCGAATCTGGGTGCCGCCTTCTTCAATTTTGAAATCATTTTTACTGTTATCCTTTCCAGCACAGTAAGTTTTGAAAAACGATTATACATCAATAAGCAAATTTAGTTGACAGCAAGTATAAAGCGATTTTTATAGATTTTAAATCAACTAATACTAGTATCCTATTTCTGCCTAAAAAATCAAAATAATTAGACTTACAATAAAATTCTTAATTATTCACTAAAACCTTCTATTAATTCTTTAGTTGAATAAATACCCACAAAAGGAGCTGTAATCTCTTTTATTACACCAGTAGTTTTTCCAAAAAAACTACTTTTCACTGATATTAAATCGTCTTTTTTTAAATAAGGATTTCTTTTGGATCCTCTTTTTGCATTTGCAGAATAAGAAATATTTTTTTTAATAACTCTTCCATTGTTCGAGTACCTTATAAGAACAATTTTTCCCGAGAGAGGTTTTATCGGTCCAGTCAAATCAATAGCATCTGATAGGACAGCTTCAATGGGGAGTTTTACCACTCCAGTAGTTTCAACTCTACCAAAAAGACTTACTGTAATAAATTTTGGAGTAATACCAGATAAAATCGATTTTGGTATTTGATTTGTATTAGCTTTACTCAGTTTTGGAAAGAATAAACTATCTCCATCAAATATACGTATATCGTTAGTAGTATCTGATGAATTTATATAAGTACTAAAATCAATAATCGCTCTCTTTTTGCCTCCGCCTTTTCCAAGAGGTACATCTCTTATAATTTCAATTCTAGATAAATCAGTTAGTGAAGTTATGCCACCAGCTTTTCTAATTACATCAGAAATAGTAGTTAGATTTTCACTTGATCTTTTGACTTCTAAATCTTGTGAAGATTGATTATCTGATTGCAAATTTTGACTTAAATCTGATTGCTCATTGTAATTTTCTATCAATGAATCCAACTCAGAATTATCTTTTTTTTCTAAAGTTATCCTTGAAGGTGATGAATAAGCAGAAAATTTGTAAAAACCAGGATTCCTCAACTCACCTCTTGCTAATACTCTAATACTTTTAAATACTGCGATCTTTACTTTTATTTCTGGATCAATAAGAAAATCATCGTATCTTTTTTCTAATAAAGTTTTTAATTCAGACTTTGTTAGTCCTCTTACAAATGTTTCATCCAACATTGGTAAGAATAATTCTCCCTCTTCATTAACTGTATAAACTCCACTTAATTCAACCGCAGGATAAAATTCTAAAGAAATTGAATCGCCAGTATCAAAAATGTAATCCTCTAATTCATTTCTTGATTCTAAATATTCTATTTCTATTTGATTATTCTTTGAATTAGTAGAATTATTCGTATCTGCTTTAGATATATTAAATGTCAAAAATAATAAAAATACATTAAAAATTAAAAAAGGTTGAAATTTCCTTTTTAAAGAAAAAATTTCAGTTAATTTATTGTCAAAGACTTTTAGTAAAATCAACTTCTTAAAAAACTCAATTTAAGACAAAATCATATTCCTACTTTTCTATACTAATAGAAATATATTTATCCATACTCTCTTTTTTTATCATCTAAAGTCAATAGTTAAAACCTTTTAAACTTTTAAAAGTTTATTAGAAATCAATTTACACTGAATATTGTTTTTGTATTTTTCTAATTAATCCTTGCTGTCCAGAGTGCAATTTCGTATTCAATAAAAATCAAACAAAGTTATTAATAATGAGATTTATGGAAAGCAAACAGACAGCAAGTTACGGATAATATTTTAGAAGTTAGTAATAGCTTACTACTTTAAAAGATAAACCTTATTCGAATCTGGGTCCCCCCTGTTTTAATTTTTTTCACATTTAATAATGAAATTTTCGAAAATACTCAATCTTAAATAGACGGTAAAAAGTTTCAATTATTTATATAAAAATTTGAACTATTTTAGTAATCATTATCTGCTACACACATCCCTAAACATCTAACACCATTTGATGCAGTCCTTTTGCAATGATTACATAAAATAGGATCTTTCTCTGAAGAAGGGTTAATCTTTGAAATATTTATATTCTTAAAACTTATTAAATCTTGTGTTGAATCAAATAGAGCCATTCTAGGTATCATCACTTGAGTCGATACTAACAACAAGTGAAGCATTTGTGTTGGAAGAGGGTATATCCATGATTTTTACAGTTTCTTTAGGCTCATCAATAACTTGATTTTCTTCAGTACTCTCATCAACTGCACAAGCTTCAAGAGCCTCTCGAAGTAGTGAATCAAAAGTTGCACCTGGCAATCTATGTCTAGCAACCTCAAGAAAAGTTCTCGGTAGCGATTCGGATGCAGCATCTCGTAAAGCAGGATTATTTTTTCTATGTTCTTGTTCTTCCTCAATTGATTTAATAAACCTCAGTGTGACATCTCTTTTGGTAGATGCTTTTATCAGCGTATCGTTTTCAGGATTACTAACATTAGGCTCATTTTCAAGATCGCTAAGTCTTTTTTCCAAACTATTTAAAACTTCATTAGCTTCTTTACTAATATGCGCTAATTGACCATCCGACAAATTAGGTAAATCAGCAACAAAAACTTTCCCATGATCCCTTAGCGTCAAAAAAGTTGGTCTTGGACCCTGAGCCTGTCTACTCATTGATTCAGAATTATTACCTAATGGTCTTTTGGGAGGTGTAGGGCCAGCTGAACTACGTCTACGTGTAATTCTTTGATTATTTGCAAAGGGCATTGAATAAAAGGTTAAATCTTAATACTTAAACTTCCGATATAATTCGGCGGTAATTTTATTATATTACACCTAACTTTTTCATTTGGGTATAAAAAATAATTTTTTAAAACTCATTAAAAGAAGATAAAAAAATTTAAGTTAAAATTTCTGGCAAAAATTTACTAATCGTTGAATCATTTTTTCGAACTATCTTTCCAATTTCCCAACTATCTATTTCATTATCTTTACAGATATTTAATATCGGATCCTTAAATTGTTTATCAATAATTAAACAAAATCCTACTCCAAGATTGAAAGTATTCCAAAAATCTTTTTCAGGAATCGATCCTTTCTCTTTGAGGAATTTAAATATAATAGGTATTTCCCAAGAACCGGTATCTACATAAGGAATAAAATCAGAAGGCATACATCTTGGTAAATTTTCTGGAATTCCTCCCCCAGTAATATGAGACATTGCTTTAATTTCTATATTTTCAGTTAACATTTGGTTAATCACATTATTATAAATTTTTGTAGGTTTCAATAACTCATCATAAAAATTTAAGTGAAAAACTTTTTCAAATTCTTTATCTATTTGATTATTATTTTGAATAATTTTTCTTACTAAACTAAAGCCGTTACTATGAACTCCATTACTTTTTAAAGCAATTATTAAGTCATTTTCAGATACTTTTTTACCATTAATAAGCTTATCCTCATCAACTATTCCAACACAAAATCCTGCAAGATCATACTTATTTTTTGAATAAAATCCAGGCATCTCAGCAGTTTCTCCGCCGAGTAATGAACAGTTATTTTCTCCGCAGCCATGTGAAATTCCCTTAACAACCCTCAATAATTGATTCTTATCAAGTTTACCAGTAGCAATATAATCCAAAAAAAATAAAGGTTTTGCCCCACTTGTAATAATATCATTCATACACATAGCAACTAAATCAATACCAACCTCAAAGTGGAAGTTTTTACTTTGGGCTAATTCTAATTTTGTTCCAACACCATCAGTTCCTGAAACAAGAACTGGTTTTTTAAAACTATCGATAGGAATTCTAAACAAACCTCCAAACCCACCAATACCCTCAATCACATTAGATGTATGTGTTCCTTCAACTGCCTGTTTAATTTCGGAAACAAATTCTCGCCCAGCTTCTATATCAACACCTGATGTTTTGTAATCCATGAAATAAAAATGATAGACTTTCTCTATATAGATCTTCCTCCTAAGATTGATTTTGTCCAGTAATTATTTATCAAATAGATTTATTTTTTAAAAACAAAGTGAAGAAGTTAATCATAAGGAAAACTGAAGAAATAGAAAATTGGAGGAAAGATATA encodes:
- a CDS encoding photosystem I reaction center subunit II PsaD, giving the protein MTETLVGQFPKHIGSTGGLLNSAETEEKYAIVWKSSKEQAFELPTGGAALMHEGDNLMYFARKEQCLALGTQLRAFKPRIEDFKIYRIFPGGDIEFLHPKDGVFPEKVNEGREKVGHNPRRIGENPNPAGLKFTTKNTFD
- a CDS encoding sensor histidine kinase; this encodes MKSQITIKKIQELLIKGVKKIYVDDDTSRRMWWASLEVIQKDFLYQNYKQGGIWVASPLPAFNDKKFLNQLHGWLWSPEGFPYFQNENAGFLPVNNSEKIKNDFDLISNYKVLNLCQEDGYEPFLMIITPNFQCVLSIVGEKDKKILLMKCDEESLKLSIELMHAKLNQENYEEGVKFRNAINNLGNLNVNNQFEKLFWPILSAKLANFTPNHNIQNSVNNDEKNVQITEAKLLRAISHEVRTPLTTIRTLISSTLKKYKMDESMRNRLIQIDNECNEQIDRFGLIFNAAELVGNELPSLNNLAKINLAEIFKKLSPLWNKQLNRRGISLKIDIPKQLPQILSDSEKLELMLRGLIDKNTRGLKEGSTLILELRPAGQKLKLQLKVQKLDNNQNENLKKDNGSDIGPVLNWNPQTGSLQLSQNATQKLLASLGGHVTQRRDTGLTVFFPISDSK
- the rodA gene encoding rod shape-determining protein RodA; amino-acid sequence: MFRRISLLNKRGFFPKKENFKRGFLFSPLLIIPLFLVIISGLLIKSIQGDFLVSNYLSHIFTGFLGYFLAFFISYIPLERLRKYLVPFYLCTLISLLLIYFFGISVSGAQRWLNLGIFSFQPSEVAKLSTVLTLALVLDKKIICTIRDLILPLLVVVIPWLLVFFQPDLGTSLVLIVLTGVMLYWSQMPIEWILLLVFCLVTSILYLTLPNLLVFWIPFIGYLAYRSSRKKIIFPAIAISFHLLVAKLTPFLWQYGLKEYQKDRLVLFLDPNRDPLGGGYHLIQSQIAIGSGGLFGTGLLKGKLTNLQFIPEQHTDFIFSALGEELGFVGCIVVLFLFFFLIKKLINTATIARTNFESLIVIGIASTFLFQIIINLFMTIGLGPVTGIPLPFMSYGRTSLVTNFISIGFVLSILKRSRSLRI
- a CDS encoding Mrp/NBP35 family ATP-binding protein, encoding MTTIEDANLALQKVLDAGSKKNVIELAWIKNVRVTIPRVIVTLSLPSFANSQRDRIVQEVRRVLLDFEDINDVQIEIDNNPSKTESQNQSKVPELQMIDGIRHIIAVSSGKGGVGKSTIAVNLACSLAKLGLKTGLLDADIYGPNTPSMMGVAEQNPKVTEGSGSDQRLIPIYKYGISLVSMGFLIEEGQPVIWRGPMLNSIIRQFLYQVEWNNLDFLVIDLPPGTGDAQISLSQSVPITGAIVVTTPQQVSLQDARRGLAMFKQLGVPLLGIVENMSVFIPPDMPSKKYEIFGKGGGKILAKENDLPLLAQIPIEMPLVDESNRGVPISISQPNKNSSIAFSNLAQLIKSQFVNR
- the hemF gene encoding oxygen-dependent coproporphyrinogen oxidase, whose protein sequence is MLKEPPKNSREKTKNLLLTLQDKICSGLENVDGKGKFTEESWLRDEGGGGRSRVLKNGSIFEQAGVNFSEVQGKELPQSIISQRPEAKGHEWFATGTSMVLHPKNPYIPTVHLNYRYFEAGPVWWFGGGADLTPFYPYLSDVRNFHNEHKKACEKVDQDLHKVFKPWCDEYFFLKHRNESRGIGGIFYDYQDGSGNIYRGNNKNGEASKASQNVGRSNLNWDNLFSLAENCGQAFLPSYLPIIEKRASQKYSPKEREFQLYRRGRYVEFNLVWDRGTIFGLQTNGRTESILMSLPPLARWEYGYKAKNGSREEFLTSIFTKPQDWFNDKELEKFCMENNIFD
- a CDS encoding cofactor assembly of complex C subunit B — encoded protein: MSYSLNSTLLLTILLAIGLFFFLRASSKDRTTIVEISSSQKPIKVLNGLCEWLNLRGWKQTGGDFEQRILIFKGQVVSSKFLAIFLGFLGGFGSCALGLVIIQIYPELGWWPILLGLIGGPLSGIVYFKKSAREEKFELRLLNENENDSTFMRLRAHRDELISLENELGEKLQLKSDGSLFKTPI
- a CDS encoding ribonuclease D translates to MTIENKNIDFLYSDLTVDLYNLYKKSSYLAIDTEAMGLIHGRDRLCLVQICNEFKRTSCIKIELNTSSSPNLKALLEDDKITKIFHYARFDVAALKCNLEINTKNIFCTKIASKLARTYTNKHGLKDLINELLGIELDKSSQSSDWGSNEDLTKDQLDYAANDVRYLIEAMLKLKVILKRENRYELAQKCFETVSVHADLDILKFSNIFEH
- a CDS encoding lipid-A-disaccharide synthase-related protein; amino-acid sequence: MQSSALPLGHAAEKDSIKSSYDLNSKRHHSLLFICNGHGEDVIASEIIKRLLKKIKYKSIEVLPLVGNGDVFNSIKSKNFRKIGFLKELPSGGFSNQSLKGFVLDLFAGFLIDNLRNFLLVKQKSKHNYKIIAVGDFLPLLYAWSSECEFSFIGTPKSDHTWSSGPGWDLSDFYHKLKGSEWDPWEMFLMKCPRCKNLIMRDKITANNLNKKNIDAKYLGNPMMDFVNETNDKISNIISFKRIILLVGSRYPEALKNLDNFLNCLQDFHLSKDLVILLPLSINANVIQIESYLNKYGFIKQSKVKFLINEDSVWKKKDQYVVIGKGKFNLWANMAEVGLSNAGTATEQIAGLGIPSLSLPGPGPQFTKSFAKRQSRLLGGSVIVCKNKKILLKRLSLLLKKKVYRLEQAKIGKKRMGEAGASKKIVDTINLHLLS
- a CDS encoding polysaccharide biosynthesis/export family protein; the protein is MTFNISKADTNNSTNSKNNQIEIEYLESRNELEDYIFDTGDSISLEFYPAVELSGVYTVNEEGELFLPMLDETFVRGLTKSELKTLLEKRYDDFLIDPEIKVKIAVFKSIRVLARGELRNPGFYKFSAYSSPSRITLEKKDNSELDSLIENYNEQSDLSQNLQSDNQSSQDLEVKRSSENLTTISDVIRKAGGITSLTDLSRIEIIRDVPLGKGGGKKRAIIDFSTYINSSDTTNDIRIFDGDSLFFPKLSKANTNQIPKSILSGITPKFITVSLFGRVETTGVVKLPIEAVLSDAIDLTGPIKPLSGKIVLIRYSNNGRVIKKNISYSANAKRGSKRNPYLKKDDLISVKSSFFGKTTGVIKEITAPFVGIYSTKELIEGFSE